TATCATTACCTTCTGCACTCACAATCTCGGCAGGCTTCCAAGGTCTCAAACGGTACTACGCCTCCACATCCGCCCCACGTAAATTCCTTACATTTCTTTTCTCTTTTATCGTAATAATATCTTTTAAAGGCCGCAAAACATACTCCACTCTCGGGTTCTAAAGAGCAATTAGGCGGTACCGGGCAGGAGCCTTCGCAACTCAACAGGCATACAATAGTGGCAGTCCATGACAAAGCAGTATAGAATGAGCGCATTTTCATCGTTTATTGTTTGCTCCAAAGACTCCGAAAGATTTAAAAGGGTTGGAATTTCGCGGTGTTTCCTGAATCAATGTTGTCTCACCTGCAATACCCATTTCAGTTTAAAACTCATAGTGGATGCGCCTGCCATATAGACTCCGTCAAACGAAAATCGGTAAAAACCGCCTCGAAACTTGACTCCAGCGGACTACAGGCATACACGCCAAAATACACTTCGAGCAATGGCCGGTGCAAATGAAAAATACGCATTTGACTGAAATCTTCTCCATCCTCCGAATTTTCGATCAGAAAATCCGAACCGCGCCGCGACAGTCGATACCACATGGTGCGCACCTCAGCCGAAATGTCGGTCGTAGCCCAATCTGAATACCCTAAGTTGGTGACGACGCTGCCCAACCGGGCTATGTGTTCATTTTCATATTCAATAGATGCCTTAAACCAATTATCGCTGTCTTGGTAAATGATGACGCCGCATTGGTCAAATTGGGTGTGTGAATCGAAGGTGGTTTTGACCGTAAACGTAAAATCCTCAGCAATGCTCCGCAAAAACGCCGGTGCATTGTCATTTTGAAATCCGTAATAGGTTCGTTGCCAAAAATCGGTTTTCGGCTCGGTTCTGATGCTGACGCGGTCGTCTTCGATCTGAAAATGTTGCGGCGGGTACAGCCAACGAAATATAGAAAAATCGATCATAATCAGTTAGATATCATGCTAAAAAGCCTAAAACTTCCTGCCAAACACTTTCCAATACAGGAATACCTGCTTCACTGTTTTTGAGTCGTGTGGCCAAAACCCGCTCGCTTGGGTAGCTTATTTTCCCCTGCGCTTTGATGGGAACGGATGTTTTATAATCCTGTATGATAGCGTCAATCGTGGATGAAATACTTGAAAAATTGGCTAATTTTGACATATCAATCGCAATGAATACCTGCGAACAGGCCATTTCGGCGGGTTTTTGGCTGATTTCGTGCGTGGCCAATCCATTGGACAGAATAGCCGCTAAGACATCCAATAAAAACGAAAGCCCCGCCCCTTTCCAAAAGCCCACCGGCAACGACCGCCACGATTCCAGGATCAAACCGGGCTCATCGGTCAAATTCCCTTCCTTGTCGTAGCCTCCGACGACTGACAGCTTTTCATTTTTCAGCACCGCCAATTCCATCGCACCAAATGAATACTGCGACATCGCCATGTCCAACACCAGGGCTTCATCGCCGTAAGGTGCCGCAAAAACAAGGGGATTATTGCCCAATTTCGGATTGGTAGCTCCCCAGGCGGGCATATTCGCGGTGGTATTGGTCCAACCGATAAACGTAAAACCCGCTTTGGCCGCTTGCCACCCGTACGCTCCGCCCCTCATCCAGTGATTGGTATTGGCCAGCGCAACGCAGCCGATGCCGTATTTTTGAGCCAATTTCATGGCTCGCTCCGTGGCAAAAATGGCGTTGGAAGGCCCCGGCGCCAAATTACCGTTCCATTGTTCAATGCCTCCAAAGCGGTGAATGCGGGTAGGCTTGGCATCGGGGATGACGTAGCCTTTTTGAATGTATTGCACAAAGCGCGGAAAGCGATTGATGCCGTGGGTATAGATACCGTCGATGCTGTTTTGTGTAAAAACAGCGGCGCATTCTTCGGCTCTCTTTTTCGAAAAATGATGCTTTAAAAGAATCTTTTTCAAGGTTTTCTGCATTTTATCGGCAGAAATTGTGAGGGGTTGGGTATTTGGCATTATATTTTGTGATTCTTTGACAATTTTGGGTATAAAATTTTTGACACAGAGTTTCTCAGGTTTTACACAGGACATTGTACCGCAGAGTATCCCAGAGATTCATTTACTGATTATCAAGACAAAAAGTATTATTAACTCTGTGATAATCTGTGTAGTACTCCGTGACACTCTGTGTCCAGATGCCTAAACATCCAAAATACGCTTCCCTTTTTCGCCTACGCACTGTAAAGTTTCCTGAGTGATGTACTTCTTTTGGTCAATTTGCTGCGGTTGGTCTCTGGTACAAAAATAACTGTGAATGCTGCGTCGGTCGCGGTCGGTATGATTGGTGGTACCGCCGTGCCATACGTGCGAATTAAAAATAAACACCGACCCGGCCGGTGCAATGATACGAATTTCGTCCGGATGTTTTTCATTTGCATCGGCCATCGCTTCGTCGGGCAAAAGGCTCAATTTATGCGTTGTAGGCACTATCCGGGTCGAGCCGTTGTGTTCCGTAAAATCGTCCAAAAGCCAAATACTGTTGCAGACTTTATAGGTGCCGTTCACCGCCGCATTTTTCCAATCGACATGCAGTTTTTGATGTCCTTTCCCGGGTTTTGCCGCCCGATAATTGAGTGAAGATAACTTGTACTGCTGTCCCAAAACGGCTTCAATACCCGCCAAAACGCGCGGATGCGTGTAAAAAACATCAAAGACAGGTCCTTTATTGACCAAATCGGCCAAACGGTCGGCTCCTTCTTCTTTCGGGTGACGGATGTATTTGGACTCCGCCAATTCCGCACCGGCATTCTCCCCTTCCGAATCCATCAGTTCGGCTAAGCGATCATTGATTTGTTTTACCTGTTCGGGCGTCAGCAATTGCCCTAAATTGAGATAACCGTTGATGTCTAAAAATTCAATTTCTTCTTTGGTAAGCATGGTAAAAAGTGATAAGAGATAAGCTATGAGAAATGAGTTTTATGATAGACAAAGGTAGAAATTGCGAGAGCGGTGTTTCTACCTTAACATTCACCTTTTTTTGAACTATATAAATAAAAAAGAAGAAACCGAAACGCAATTACAGTTTATTTTTATACGATCCGCTAAAAACAGGATGCCATTTTACGAAGAGAATCCATGAAGCTGCAATTAGAAACCATTCCGCTCCCAATCAACTGTTCGTTTCAACTTTTACTTCATTCCCGATTAAACGACTTTTATTTTTGGCATTATCATCCCGAGTTAGAGTTAAATTACATTGAAGGAGCAAACGGTCGGCGGCATATCGGTGAGCATATCTCCCGCTTTGAAGGCAGCAGTTTGATTTTTATCGGCTCCAATATTCCACACCTTAACCACGATTATGGAATAAAAACGGGGTATAAAAAAACGGTTCTGCACCTACGCCCCCATTTTTTAAAGGAAGCCTTTCTGCATGTCCCCGAATTTGAAGCGATTCATCGTTTTTTTGAAAAAGCAAAATACGGCATTTCTATCGAAGGTGAAACCAAAGCGAAGGCAGGAGCGATGCTCCAACGATTGTCTGAGCTATCCTCTTTTGAACAGTTTTTGGAATTATTGAGGCTCTTTCAAGTATTAGCCGAAAGTACCGAAATCACCTTGCTGCATGAAGCCCCCGTTAAAAATCAGCACAACAAAAAATCCAGGGAACGACTGAATCGGCTGTATCAGTTTATCGACGAAAACTATCAGCGTAAAATAACCGTGGAAGAAGTAGCGGAGCTGTGCCATATGACAAAAATAGCTTTTTGTCGGTATTTTAAACAGACCACCCACCTGACCTTTACCGCCTTTTTGAACCATTATCGCATCAATGAAGCCAAACGGCTATTGTTGTTGGATAAAAATATCAGCGAGGTATGTTATGAATGCGGTTTTGACAGCCTGTCCTATTTCAATCGGGTCTTTAAAAAGATCACACGTGAAAACCCTTCGACATTCCAAAAACAACATAGCAATGATTGACTGTCATCCGTATGACGATGGTATTCCTATTCTACACATCCAACCGAAACTTATTCCATCGGATCCATGAAGAAACCATCCGACGGTTACTGTACGACATTGAGTCAGAAGAAAAAAACTCAAGTACATTTAAGAATTTTTGCCATTTCGACGGCGGCAGGAATCTATGTCCATGCTTAGTACTCCCTCACGAGTAAAGCAGTTACTCGGCCGTGGCGAAAGAACGATAAAACAAGAGCGTCCATTGCTGCAATGGACGCTCTTGAGAAAAGCCATCTCCTTTCAGGATCGTAAATGGATACGATGGCTTCCTACCAGCCGATGCCGTAATCCTCCCCGTGGTTGCTGGAGCCGCCCCAGAAGCTGCCATGCTCCCAGTCAAAATAAATGGCGTTGATGGGGCCGCTGGTGCGGTCCTGGTAATTGATCTTATAGCCCATTCGGCCCAGATCCTTTCGGGTCCAGTCCGGCATGGCTTCGTTTAAGGTCAATCCTCCATTGATGCGTTCGTGGTCGCCGAAACTGGAATACATCTGGAAGGTCTTGAAACTCGGGGCTTCGCAAGCTTCCTGTACGGTCATGTTGAACTCCACCATGTTGAGGAAAAATTGGAGCAGCAACTGATCCTGCTCATCGCCCGCCTGCTTGGCAAAAGACAAAAATGGCTTACCGTCTTTCAAGGCCAAACTCGGCGTCAGCGTCACACGCGGACGTTTACCGGGCTCAACGACGTTGAACGGATTTTCTTTGGGGTCCAACACAAAGGCCTGCATCCGTTGGCTCATGCCGATGCCCGTATTACCCGCTATGCACGCAGGTACCCACCCGCCGCTGGGCGTGACGGAAACGACCCATCCTTCTTCGTCGGTGGCTTCGATAGAGGTAGTACCGGCGGTAAAATCAGCCTCAAATTTTGTATCTAACGTCGCATTGTTTTTAGGGTCAAGCAGGCTCGCGCTTCCCCATTTTTTCAGCATGTCCTGATACGGGTTGGCCTTTCCTTCAAAGGGATACGGATCGCCGGGGCCTGCTTTGGGATCGTTCATTTCGGGATTGATCTGTTTACTCCGCTCTTTCGCGTACTCTTTGGAAAGCAGACCTTTCATGGGTTCTTCGGGGCCGAAAGCGGGGTCGCCGTAGTAAAAATCGCGGTCGGCAAACGCCAAATTCATGGCTTGATACAGCGTGTGAATGTAGCGTGTAGAGTTGTACCCCATGCTTTTGAGGTCAAAATTTTCCAAAATATTCAGGGCCTGGAGCATGGCCGGGCCTTGGGTCCACTGCTGCAATTTATAGACCTCAATGCCCTTGTAGGTGGTCATCATCGGCTCTTCGATCTTCACTTTCCAGTTGGCCAGATCCTGCTCGGTAATCAGCCCGCCCTGCTCGCGGCAACCGCGCGAAAATTCTTTGGCGATTTCGCCTTTGTAAAACACATCATAGGCCGCGTAAATGGCGTCCTTGCGGTTTTTTCCTTTGGCCAATGCCTGTTGTTCGGCATTGACCAGTTTTTTCAATGTTTCGAGCAGGTCTTTCTGCACAAAAATCTCACCCGCGTCGGGCGCTTCACGATTGGCTCCCAAGTGCGGCAAAAATACTTTTTTGGAATACGGCCATTGCTTGATCATGTCTTTGCCTTTTTCGATCGAATTGGCGGTTTGGGCTTCGATGGGATAACCGGCAGCCATCTGCATGGCAGGGGCCAACACCTCTTTCAGCGACATGGTGCCGTACTCGGCCAACATCGTCATCAGTCCGCCGGGCGTACCGGGCGTGACGGCCGCCAGCGGACCGTATTGCGGCGGGTATTTCATGCCTTTGCTTTTGTAAAACTCCGGCGTGGCTCCCGTGGGTGCTACGCCGTGGGCGTTGATGGCGATGACCTTTTTGGTTTTGGGGTTGTAAATGAGCGCCTGCGTCTCCCCTCCCCAACTCAACACATCCCACATGGTACAGGTCGCGGCCAGCATGGCGCAGGCAGCATCAATGGCATTGCCGCCTTTGGTAAAGGTCATGGCCCCGGCCGTAGCGGCCAAGGGTTTTCCTGTAATGGCCATCCAGTGCTTTCCGTGCAGCGGCGGCTTTTGGGTCGTAACGGGTAAGTTGTTGAATGCCTGCGCTTTACTCTCCTTTTTTATCAAAAGCAGTGCAAAAGCCAACAGTACAAGGCGAAGTGGTTTCATAGGTATTTGGTTAGGTTATTGATTTTTACCTAAAAATAGGGAGCTTACCGCAGGATGGCAAATGAAGGAAGGGTTTTTACCATGTCAGAGCATCGGGAATTACATCAAATATTTTTCTCCATCTCAGATTTGTTTTACTTTCTATCATTTTGATACTGTACCAAACAGAGGGATGTTGATAGCGTGCTATGTATTTTTTGTAACTTGTATTAATTTCTTCTTTTAAGATTTCCAAAGATTGGCTAAAGTCAAAACGATCATCATAGGGAGTCAATAAATCTTGTAATTCATCTTTTGTTTCAGCATCAAGTATTCTTACCAACCTTTCCAGCATTTCGTAATAATGCCTTCCCGCGCTTTTTCGAGCCTCAATGAGTGTATCTCTTTTATTCAATTCAAGGATTTCGAGGGTTGATTTTGCTTTGTTGATTTCTCTCTTTGATAATCCCGGTAGAGTTTCAAACTTAAATGTCTTTAAATTCAGAATCATAAAATCATTTGGATTTTCGATTCGCGGATTAATGAACGCGCCAATTTTTGATAAAGGCTCAGTACCTCTATTCACAATAATTAATTCATTATCACCACCTAACACATGGCATTTATCTAATTTAAAACCGGAATTACACTGTTTGCATGCCAATAGATAATTCTCCCACAGAAATGTCTTATCAGGAAAAAATGACTTGGGGTAAATATGTTCTATATCGTTAGCCTCGCTCTGTTCGCAG
Above is a window of Runella slithyformis DSM 19594 DNA encoding:
- a CDS encoding BPTI/Kunitz domain-containing protein; the encoded protein is MKMRSFYTALSWTATIVCLLSCEGSCPVPPNCSLEPESGVCFAAFKRYYYDKREKKCKEFTWGGCGGVVPFETLEACRDCECRR
- a CDS encoding DUF1349 domain-containing protein → MIDFSIFRWLYPPQHFQIEDDRVSIRTEPKTDFWQRTYYGFQNDNAPAFLRSIAEDFTFTVKTTFDSHTQFDQCGVIIYQDSDNWFKASIEYENEHIARLGSVVTNLGYSDWATTDISAEVRTMWYRLSRRGSDFLIENSEDGEDFSQMRIFHLHRPLLEVYFGVYACSPLESSFEAVFTDFRLTESIWQAHPL
- the yiaK gene encoding 3-dehydro-L-gulonate 2-dehydrogenase; translated protein: MSCVKPEKLCVKNFIPKIVKESQNIMPNTQPLTISADKMQKTLKKILLKHHFSKKRAEECAAVFTQNSIDGIYTHGINRFPRFVQYIQKGYVIPDAKPTRIHRFGGIEQWNGNLAPGPSNAIFATERAMKLAQKYGIGCVALANTNHWMRGGAYGWQAAKAGFTFIGWTNTTANMPAWGATNPKLGNNPLVFAAPYGDEALVLDMAMSQYSFGAMELAVLKNEKLSVVGGYDKEGNLTDEPGLILESWRSLPVGFWKGAGLSFLLDVLAAILSNGLATHEISQKPAEMACSQVFIAIDMSKLANFSSISSTIDAIIQDYKTSVPIKAQGKISYPSERVLATRLKNSEAGIPVLESVWQEVLGFLA
- a CDS encoding phytanoyl-CoA dioxygenase family protein — its product is MLTKEEIEFLDINGYLNLGQLLTPEQVKQINDRLAELMDSEGENAGAELAESKYIRHPKEEGADRLADLVNKGPVFDVFYTHPRVLAGIEAVLGQQYKLSSLNYRAAKPGKGHQKLHVDWKNAAVNGTYKVCNSIWLLDDFTEHNGSTRIVPTTHKLSLLPDEAMADANEKHPDEIRIIAPAGSVFIFNSHVWHGGTTNHTDRDRRSIHSYFCTRDQPQQIDQKKYITQETLQCVGEKGKRILDV
- a CDS encoding helix-turn-helix transcriptional regulator; protein product: MKLQLETIPLPINCSFQLLLHSRLNDFYFWHYHPELELNYIEGANGRRHIGEHISRFEGSSLIFIGSNIPHLNHDYGIKTGYKKTVLHLRPHFLKEAFLHVPEFEAIHRFFEKAKYGISIEGETKAKAGAMLQRLSELSSFEQFLELLRLFQVLAESTEITLLHEAPVKNQHNKKSRERLNRLYQFIDENYQRKITVEEVAELCHMTKIAFCRYFKQTTHLTFTAFLNHYRINEAKRLLLLDKNISEVCYECGFDSLSYFNRVFKKITRENPSTFQKQHSND
- a CDS encoding gamma-glutamyltransferase family protein; protein product: MKPLRLVLLAFALLLIKKESKAQAFNNLPVTTQKPPLHGKHWMAITGKPLAATAGAMTFTKGGNAIDAACAMLAATCTMWDVLSWGGETQALIYNPKTKKVIAINAHGVAPTGATPEFYKSKGMKYPPQYGPLAAVTPGTPGGLMTMLAEYGTMSLKEVLAPAMQMAAGYPIEAQTANSIEKGKDMIKQWPYSKKVFLPHLGANREAPDAGEIFVQKDLLETLKKLVNAEQQALAKGKNRKDAIYAAYDVFYKGEIAKEFSRGCREQGGLITEQDLANWKVKIEEPMMTTYKGIEVYKLQQWTQGPAMLQALNILENFDLKSMGYNSTRYIHTLYQAMNLAFADRDFYYGDPAFGPEEPMKGLLSKEYAKERSKQINPEMNDPKAGPGDPYPFEGKANPYQDMLKKWGSASLLDPKNNATLDTKFEADFTAGTTSIEATDEEGWVVSVTPSGGWVPACIAGNTGIGMSQRMQAFVLDPKENPFNVVEPGKRPRVTLTPSLALKDGKPFLSFAKQAGDEQDQLLLQFFLNMVEFNMTVQEACEAPSFKTFQMYSSFGDHERINGGLTLNEAMPDWTRKDLGRMGYKINYQDRTSGPINAIYFDWEHGSFWGGSSNHGEDYGIGW
- a CDS encoding HNH endonuclease, whose amino-acid sequence is MIQLASNDLDKDVQQELDKLQNKVNKETTFAKKVKKARSLWNSKGGIKGKQAFNKITTQLYDLCVYEGICNYCEQSEANDIEHIYPKSFFPDKTFLWENYLLACKQCNSGFKLDKCHVLGGDNELIIVNRGTEPLSKIGAFINPRIENPNDFMILNLKTFKFETLPGLSKREINKAKSTLEILELNKRDTLIEARKSAGRHYYEMLERLVRILDAETKDELQDLLTPYDDRFDFSQSLEILKEEINTSYKKYIARYQHPSVWYSIKMIESKTNLRWRKIFDVIPDALTW